A single region of the Nomia melanderi isolate GNS246 chromosome 12, iyNomMela1, whole genome shotgun sequence genome encodes:
- the Hb gene encoding hunchback, producing MPGKCSNTSNSLSTRRTKRSADEEMMGRSRRMRRATPAWAIADGIASQEPMDDGNNDSGVSPDHYTSNSVSPLSGLSASGRSSSLSPRSSSSQDSNSTPPNPYDYNSGGTLHSSSPLGFMQRDSAAEQQQTQQANPPPAAPGTSRTIQNNQEELQCPICAFISTSRLVFTEHLVTHCPTKSGAQKFVKSIFEQVAPLDESIQFDDMHEPGMVMPRINNQGKVKRFKCKQCPYIAVTKLEFWNHTRTHIKEGKVLTCQKCPFVTEYKHHLEYHLRNHFGSKPFQCDKCEYTCVNKSMLNSHKKSHSNVYQYGCADCSYATKYCHSLKLHLRKYVHHPAMVLNADGSPNPLPIIDVYGTRRGPKQRSPRPPRTPRRNKHGRNLSSPPHSVSSPSLSPINSMNMFNGAGSPLNSFNSLSLRPGPSNSLDAPGPSNFSPVTEHSNGFHPIAGPSNAFSPAGPSNAYHPVAGPSNAFSPVAGPSNGYHHPVAGSSNAFSPAAGPSNAYHPVAGSSNTFSPVPGPSNAYPVAGPSNGFSPAGPSNAFNPVPGPSHAFSPVPGPSNAYPVAGPSNGYPARSSNAFNVVLQNQPMMILPYSQLLAMAQLASAQSFVEEMRMHRYNRPSSMDYAGDTDDDMDVQDFPEDLVVRSNRSPFDPQPNGMSEPAFLDQDEEFPLDLSRTSTHNNIQKKSAAKSSKGKGTSRRKGKAVKLDRRVFQKDTDDEEQCLNDSGFLECPRQPQQMQRSQQSRIQKRMQGNTSPLKSVGASQGNALGSGGIEFHCPFCEIVFGDSVMFSVHMGYHGDEDPFTCKVCEEPCENSLHFFVHVATANHS from the exons ATGCCAGGAAAGTGCAGTAATACCTCGAACTCTCTCTCGACGCGCCGTACCAAGCGGTCCGCCGACGAAGAGATGATGGGACGTTCCCGCCGCATGCGGAGAGCCACGCCCGCTTGGGCTATCGCCGATGGAATCGCG TCGCAGGAGCCAATGGACGATGGAAACAATGATTCGGGAGTGTCACCCGACCACTACACCAGCAACTCCGTCTCGCCGTTGAGTGGACTTTCAGCATCTGGCCGCAGCAGCAGTTTGTCTCCTCGAAGCTCGTCTTCGCAGGATTCTAACAGCACGCCGCCGAATCCATATGATTACAATTCTGGGGGGACGTTGCATAGTAGTTCGCCACTCGGGTTTATGCAACGGGATTCGGCGGCGGAGCAACAACAGACACAACAGGCGAACCCACCCCCCGCGGCACCGGGAACCAGCAGAACCATCCAGAACAACCAGGAAGAACTGCAGTGTCCCATCTGCGCCTTCATCTCGACGAGCAG ATTGGTGTTCACGGAGCACCTGGTGACACACTGCCCGACAAAGTCCGGCGCTCAGAAGTTCGTGAAGTCGATCTTCGAGCAGGTGGCCCCGCTGGACGAGAGCATACAGTTTGACGACATGCACGAGCCGGGAATGGTGATGCCCCGTATCAACAACCAGGGCAAAGTGAAGAGGTTCAAGTGCAAGCAGTGCCCCTACATAGCGGTGACGAAGCTGGAATTCTGGAATCACACGCGCACGCACATCAAAGAAGGCAAAGTACTGACCTGCCAGAAGTGCCCTTTCGTGACGGAGTACAAGCACCACTTGGAGTACCACCTTCGCAACCATTTCGGTTCAAAGCCGTTCCAGTGCGACAAGTGCGAGTACACTTGCGTGAACAAGTCGATGTTGAACAGCCACAAGAAGTCCCATTCCAACGTCTACCAGTATGGCTGCGCGGACTGCTCGTACGCCACGAAGTACTGCCACTCGCTGAAGCTTCACCTGCGCAAGTACGTGCACCATCCGGCGATGGTGTTGAACGCGGACGGTTCGCCGAACCCGTTGCCGATCATCGACGTGTACGGGACGCGGCGGGGTCCGAAGCAGCGGAGTCCGAGGCCCCCGAGGACTCCGCGGCGGAACAAACATGGCCGCAACCTCTCGTCTCCGCCGCACTCGGTCTCGTCCCCCTCGCTGTCGCCGATCAACTCCATGAACATGTTCAACGGAGCCGGCAGTCCTCTGAACAGTTTCAACAGTCTGAGTCTGAGACCCGGCCCATCGAATTCCTTGGACGCACCTGGTCCCTCTAACTTCAGTCCGGTGACCGAACATTCGAACGGATTCCACCCGATCGCAGGGCCGTCCAACGCGTTCAGCCCCGCGGGGCCTTCGAACGCGTACCATCCTGTCGCAGGACCCTCCAACGCGTTCAGTCCTGTAGCGGGACCCTCGAACGGTTATCATCATCCTGTCGCCGGATCGTCCAACGCGTTCAGCCCCGCGGCGGGACCGTCGAACGCGTATCATCCCGTCGCCGGATCGTCCAACACGTTCAGTCCTGTACCAGGCCCTTCGAACGCGTATCCCGTCGCCGGCCCATCGAACGGGTTCAGTCCCGCGGGACCTTCGAACGCGTTCAACCCCGTCCCGGGACCGTCCCACGCGTTCAGTCCCGTACCGGGACCCTCGAACGCGTACCCCGTCGCCGGTCCATCGAACGGATACCCGGCAAGATCATCGAACGCGTTCAACGTGGTGCTCCAGAACCAGCCCATGATGATCCTGCCGTACTCCCAGCTGCTGGCTATGGCGCAGCTCGCCTCCGCACAGAGCTTCGTCGAGGAGATGCGCATGCACCGGTACAACCGTCCGTCGTCGATGGACTACGCAGGAGACACGGACGACGACATGGACGTGCAAGACTTCCCGGAGGACTTGGTAGTCAGGTCCAACAGGTCCCCCTTCGACCCCCAGCCGAACGGAATGTCGGAACCTGCGTTCCTCGATCAGGACGAGGAGTTCCCTCTTGACCTCAGCAGGACGAGTACACACAACAATATACAGAAGAAGTCGGCCGCGAAGTCGTCGAAGGGGAAGGGGACCAGCAGACGTAAGGGCAAAGCCGTGAAGCTCGATCGCAGAGTGTTCCAGAAGGACACCGACGACGAGGAGCAGTGCTTGAACGATTCAGGATTCCTCGAGTGTCCGCGACAGCCGCAGCAAATGCAACGGAGTCAGCAGTCGAGAATACAGAAACGAATGCAGGGAAACACCTCGCCTCTGAAAAGCGTTGGCGCTAGTCAAGGAAACGCACTCGGCTCCGGCGGCATCGAGTTCCACTGCCCATTCTGTGAAATCGTTTTTGGAGACTCTGTGATGTTCTCCGTTCACATGGGCTACCACGGAGACGAGGATCCCTTCACGTGCAAAGTGTGCGAGGAGCCGTGCGAGAACAGCTTGCACTTCTTCGTGCACGTCGCGACAGCCAATCACtcgtaa
- the LOC116428402 gene encoding adenylate cyclase type 10: MNLAVSANREPSCQNRPQNPASMKVGIRVGVSDVYTIEEKELAWTPDLIGPIFKNESIGLREVLITHRSDKRIRILATFVPDELIYETDISRKNFRKFNAVLALVDVSRIFNLYEKFANAENGGSYALMDMLNTYIGIIIEEVYYTRGDVMKFSRDGLLVLWKIGKDDFFSSMVYNVIIYAQKIQQVVASVKNKLLIPKVDVVISAGEMTFSVIGHDKARDFVISGSPIEDLKFARRICLPGDLVLSSSAWEHCAPSQYEYVIKDSSNVKIIRVLGLPVGSVTTVARKRPVQDVFERSLTSESKRVSQPEEASSGVSDLDEESEKFSLISDRSKSRLSILPIGAVQVARVSMIEVLKQRLGIDLETYISKPVLNQIRADVPLEHLTEVRRVTVMSVNVVPSRCSVYELISLIDELFTVLLNIVNKYSGCVNLMNTYTRDILFNVVFGLKGYEETGGMAFCGVIGHPARREYMVFGVPVDKATSLMSISFGKVMSCDYDTVLYSSMKTDRFRSRGMKMLKGFGKAHVYEILDTLSEEYLSGIDYVYPILGRSRDLELFKDILDEIGVAGKNYSGILVEVKIFSHFLMRQRRHFGAERSGKSRLLDAFVTIGQNRQLTLLKLPLLESFVEKEFSVVYHLLLQLFDATDCTTIEERERIVSSKLSDFVQYNDLCYLNAMMKVQFPLSEEYCKSTDWERHTRTTEIFKTIFKKCGKHICILLDDVQNMDVLSWKFLSASMENDNVIIAMTLLEPVSWDHLSQVQLAICQDKRLMNRSLVELDPQYITAFACQFLNVLAIPKELDKVLRKRGKSSFAWCEAFLTSTLQIRALDFVNITPMDPRIKDLVFPDCSLVTKVPSNLTPEELAPPLHWSQMSTANVCVPSGVMRGFVETNRDVIGDYHLPRCCAIDIYNRMNSYEQDFVKCAATLGRIFARNMIGNLMINAAPLYTSKGNCGRDDKAEDHGVRDDPKETVPRRRVDAVLVQEAQDFQQPAPLGHLQLSTASTLPSYAHCQHLEFTIASYRKLLYNILPLHERREYHLKAAAILERDARRCSTCGGGSFLAIFSKDEERQPGVEKVPSTTSISTIRRRRTYSRLMDRGNSKRNILVLANETSDTERRRESLSIRRISILPGFDDDEDEEEVTVNVVERRPSNGAKKFGIPWESRLKQLSHLDNRNCRCIDKIDYFFSQLHYHIQNIVDVEKLTKFMQEYSAGLISTGQPIFATKFLADITTKIGVTKANEQLIVNVTDEISCKGVTLLLIGKTLRKSSIIKFSGDAYIATGNYAQAKKFYKEAVVLRNGPRLSNKLACYSLIMEKLRYKLQGLPNYLLNRASGQAAAKKLELAIYLQRLSMALMMDGGPKIAKRTMIKSFDAAFQTIGGFLEKGQVYLTAVQTFRDDYSYVRSLEKPMMHAVEEKTSWNSAEEAATLANVYRVFLENRLLNGELKEYVDTGINLLKICGCLRYNRLKIAVLPTLIEAMVWIKRLHSAVDLLRELYCLSEEDVDRSAITWYYALCMELLLDAGMFLESYETCYSYYSSITAEQSTRVSRDPQSLTRLVTCLFIWQLRMAVPISDELVLHVETYVKDIQADKFSQIYNCVKGLECYLLILVRRISIKKSSDLIDRLRNANKLIGALKRLQGRAAFVTPFLRLLQAHMFHVRGRKSASQAHLQKAKRWSQRQGNVMLEAWIEQNRRTWKENYNNMAHYWVEYLGTANGICWQEIQGFETETWSTIMYPLPIPHYAV, translated from the exons ATGAATCTCGCGGTTAGCGCGAATCGCGAGCCGTCTTGTCAGAATCGGCCGCAGAATCCTGCGTCGATGAAAGTCGGGATTCGCGTAGGAGTCTCGGACGTGTACACCATAGAAGAGAAGGAGCTTGCGTGGACCCCGGATCTGATCGGTCCAATTTTCAAGAACGAGAGCATCGGTTTAAGAGAG GTACTGATCACACACCGAAGCGACAAACGCATTCGAATCCTCGCGACGTTCGTCCCCGACGAACTGATCTACGAAACGGACATCTCCCGCAAGAACTTCCGGAAGTTCAACGCCGTGCTCGCGTTGGTCGACGTCTCGCGGATTTTCAACCTGTACGAGAAATTCGCGAACGCCGAGAACGGCGGCAGCTACGCGCTGATGGACATGCTGAACACTTACATCGGCATCATCATCGAGGAAGTCTATTACACTCGAGGAGATGTGATGAAGTTCTCTC GAGACGGACTGCTGGTACTGTGGAAGATCGGCAAAGACGATTTCTTCTCTAGCATGGTGTACAACGTGATCATCTACGCCCAAAAGATCCAGCAAGTGGTCGCCTCGGTGAAGAACAAGTTGCTGATCCCAAAGG TCGACGTGGTGATTTCAGCGGGGGAAATGACGTTTTCGGTGATCGGCCACGACAAAGCGAGAGATTTCGTGATCAGCGGTTCGCCGATCGAGGATCTGAAGTTCGCCAGAAGGATATGTCTACCCGGTGATCTGGTGTTGTCGTCCAGCGCGTGGGAACACTGTGCGCCCAGCCAATACGAATACGTGATCAAAGACTCGAGCAACGTGAAA ATTATTCGAGTCTTGGGATTACCTGTGGGATCGGTTACCACGGTTGCGAGGAAACGACCGGTTCAAGATGTTTTCGAACGGAGCCTGACTTCTGAGAGTAAACGCGTATCGCAGCCGGAAGAAGCGAGTTCTGGAGTTAGCGACTTGGACGAGGAATCGGAGAAGTTCTCGCTTATCTCCGATCGGTCGAAATCTAGGCTCTCCATACTGCCGATCGGCGCTGTTCAAG TGGCCAGAGTCTCGATGATCGAGGTGCTGAAGCAACGACTGGGCATCGACTTGGAGACGTACATATCGAAGCCAGTGTTGAACCAG ATAAGAGCGGACGTGCCGTTGGAACACCTGACCGAAGTCAGACGTGTCACCGTGATGTCTGTGAACGTGGTACCAAGCAGGTGTTCAGTCTACGAATTGATTTCGTTGATCGACGAGCTGTTCACCGTTTTATTGAA CATAGTGAACAAATACTCGGGCTGCGTGAACCTGATGAACACCTACACCAGGGACATTCTGTTCAACGTCGTGTTCGGATTAAAGGGGTACGAGGAAACCGGAG GAATGGCGTTTTGCGGAGTGATCGGCCACCCCGCTAGAAGAGAGTACATGGTTTTCGGCGTGCCGGTGGACAAGGCTACTTCCTTGATGTCGATATCGTTCGGCAAGGTT ATGTCCTGCGATTACGACACTGTCCTGTACAGTTCCATGAAGACGGACAGGTTCCGCTCGCGAGGCATGAAGATGCTCAAAGGATTCGGCAAGGCTCACGTTTACGAGATCCTGGACAC TTTATCCGAGGAATATCTATCAGGCATCGATTACGTCTACCCTATTCTCGGCCGATCGAGAGACTTGGAATTATTCAAGGACATCTTAGACGAGATTGGAGTCGCAGGGAAGAATTATTCTGGAATACTCGTCGAGGTCa aaatattttcacatttcctgatgagacaaagacgacatttt GGCGCTGAGAGGTCGGGAAAGTCGAGGCTGCTCGACGCGTTCGTGACGATCGGGCAAAATCGGCAGTTAACTCTTCTCAAGCTTCCTCTGTTGGAATCTTTCGTGGAGAAAGAGTTCTCTGTGGTGTACCACCTGCTTCTGCAA CTCTTCGATGCAACCGATTGCACGACGATAGAAGAACGCGAGAGGATTGTATCGAGTAAACTATCCGATTTCGTACAGTATAACGATCTATGCTACCTGAACGCCATGATGAAGGTTCAGTTTCCTCTGTCGGAGGAGTACTGCAAGAGTACCGATTGGGAACGTCACACGAGAACCACGGAGATCTTCAAAACGATCTTCAAGAAG TGTGGGAAACATATTTGTATCTTACTCGACGACGTTCAGAACATGGACGTCTTGTCCTGGAAGTTCCTCTCCGCGTCAATGGAGAACGACAACGTGATCATAGCGATGACGCTGCTGGAACCGGTCTCCTGGGATCATTTGTCCCAGGTTCAGCTTGCCATTTGCCAAGACAAGCGGCTGATGAACCGGTCGTTGGTGGAATTGGATCCTCAGTACATAACGGCGTTCGCCTGTCAATTCTTGAACGTTCTGGCGATCCCTAAGGAACTCGACAA AGTGCTCCGGAAGCGTGGCAAGAGCTCGTTCGCCTGGTGCGAAGCGTTCCTGACGTCCACTCTGCAGATCCGAGCTCTGGATTTCGTCAACATCACGCCTATGGACCCGAGGATCAAAGATCTCGTTTTCCCAGATTGTTCCCTGGTAACTAAGGTGCCTTCTAATTTGACTCCGGAAGAACTGGCGCCGCCATTGCACTGGTCGCAGATGAGTACCGCGAACGTCTGCGTGCCTTCCGGGGTCATGAGAGGCTTCGTCGAGACGAATCGCGATGTTATAGGTGACTATCATCTACCTCGATGCTGCGC AATCGACATATACAACAGAATGAACTCTTACGAGCAGGATTTCGTCAAGTGCGCAGCAACTTTGGGCAGGATCTTCGCTCGGAACATGATAGGGAACTTAATGATCAACGCTGCGCCGTTGTACACGTCGAAAGGAAA CTGTGGCAGAGATGATAAGGCTGAGGATCATGGAGTGCGCGATGACCCAAAGGAAACAGTTCCACGTCGACGAGTCGATGCTGTTCTTGTTCAAGAGGCGCAAGACTTTCAGCAACCTGCACCACTTGGTCACTTGCAGCTGTCAACCGCCTC GACCTTGCCGTCGTACGCGCACTGTCAACACTTGGAATTCACTATTGCCTCCTACCGCAAGCTCTTGTATAACATTCTGCCTTTGCACGAGAGGAGAGAGTACCATTTGAAAGCGGCAGCCATCTTGGAGAGGGACGCTCGTAGGTGCAGCACCTGCGGCGGCGGCAGCTTCCTCGCGATTTTTTCGAAGGACGAGGAACGACAACCTGGA GTCGAGAAGGTGCCTTCGACGACGAGCATATCAACAATCAGGCGAAGAAGAACATACAGTAGATTGATGGACAGAGGAAACTCGAAGCGGAACATCTTAGTGCTCGCGAACGAGACGAGCGACACGGAAAGAAGGCGAGAAAGTCTGAGCATCCGCAGAATCTCCATTTTACCCGGtttcgacgacgacgaggatgaAG AAGAGGTCACGGTGAATGTGGTCGAACGCAGACCGTCCAATGGCGCGAAGAAGTTCGGCATTCCCTGGGAAAGTCGTCTGAAACAGCTGAGCCACTTGGACAATCGCAACTGCCGGTGCATCGACAAGATCGACTACTTCTTCAGCCAGTTGCATTACCATATTCAGAACATCG TGGACGTCGAGAAGCTGACGAAGTTCATGCAGGAGTACAGCGCCGGTTTAATATCCACTGGACAACCGATCTTCGCGACGAAGTTCCTCGCGGACATCACCACAAAAATCGGCGTTACGAAGGCTAACGAGCAGCTGATCGTGAATGTCACTGACGAAATCAGCTGCAAAGGCGTCACGCTGCTTCTGATAGGTAAAACACTCCGGAA ATCTTCAATCATTAAATTCTCAGGCGACGCCTACATTGCCACCGGAAACTACGCGCAGGCGAAGAAGTTCTACAAAGAGGCGGTAGTTCTTCGAAACGGTCCTCGTTTGAGCAACAAATTAGCGTGCTACAGCCTGATCATGGAGAAACTGCGCTACAAGTTGCAGGGCCTGCCGAATTACCTGTTGAACCGAGCTAGCGGCCAGGCAGCTGCGAAGAAATTGGAACTGGCGATCTATCTGCAACGTCTGTCGATGGCGTTGATG atgGACGGTGGACCGAAAATCGCGAAGCGAACGATGATCAAGAGCTTCGACGCCGCTTTCCAGACGATTGGAGGCTTCCTGGAGAAGGGCCAGGTCTATCTGACCGCGGTGCAGACCTTCCGCGATGATTACAGCTACGTCAGGTCACTGGAGAAGCCGATGATGCACGCCGTGGAGGAGAAAACCAGCTGGAACTCCGCGGAGGAGGCGGCCACGCTGGCGAACGTGTACCGCGTGTTCCTGGAGAACAG GCTGCTGAACGGTGAACTCAAAGAGTACGTGGACACTGGGATCAATCTGCTGAAGATTTGCGGCTGTCTTCGCTATAACAGGTTGAAGATAGCTGTGCTGCCCACGTTGATAGAAGCTATG GTGTGGATAAAGCGGCTGCACTCTGCGGTTGACCTGCTGAGGGAGCTGTACTGTCTGTCGGAGGAGGACGTGGATCGATCCGCGATCACCTGGTACTACGCGCTGTGTATGGAGCTGCTACTCGACGCTGGGATGTTCTTGGAGTCTTATGAAACGTGCTATAGCTACTACTCGAGTATCACAG CTGAACAGAGTACTCGCGTGTCACGAGATCCGCAGAGCTTGACGCGGCTGGTCACCTGTCTGTTCATCTGGCAGTTGAGAAT GGCGGTGCCGATCTCTGACGAACTGGTGTTGCACGTTGAAACCTACGTGAAGGATATCCAGGCTGATAAGTTCTCGCAGATTTATAATTGCGTGAAG GGTCTCGAGTGTTATTTGCTGATACTGGTTCGCCGAATAAGCATCAAGAAGTCGAGCGATCTGATAGACAGACTGCGCAACGCGAATAAGTTGATCGGGGCGCTTAAGAGGCTGCAAGGTCGAGCTGCTTTCGTCACGCCATTTTTACGCTTGCTGCAGGCGCACATGTTCCACGTGCGCGGCAGGAAGTCAGCGTCTCAGGCGCACTTGCAGAAAGCAAAGAGATGGTCGCAGCGACAGGGGAACGTGATGCTGGAAGCCTGGATAGAGCAGAACAGAAGG ACTTGGAAGGAGAACTACAACAACATGGCGCATTATTGGGTGGAGTATCTGGGAACTGCGAACGGGATCTGCTGGCAGGAGATCCAAGGATTTGAGACGGAAACTTGGTCCACTATTATGTACCCTCTTCCAATACCGCATTACGCTGTTTGA